DNA from Thermoleophilum album:
AGGCGCCGCGAGAGATCGACGTGTAGCGACCAACGGACACAGCCGATACGACCGGCGTTGCGTCGCACCCAACCGACCTCGCCGTTGCGCAGTTCGGGCGCCAGCACACCGAGCCAGTCGCCACGCACGGCGACGATCGAGAGGACTCGGGGCGAACCCCACTCGGTGCGGCGGCCGATTTGTGCGATTACGCGGCCGTTGGGAGCGGAACGCAGGGAGGTCGCCCGGTCGAGCGCCAGCGTGCCGTAGCACTCGCCCTGGGAGGGATCGGACGGGAAGGGCAGAGCCAGTGGACCCCCTCCTTGCGGCACGAAGCGGCGCGGCTGGTCCGGAGCCTGCGCCACCTGCCTGCTATCGGAACCACCCCGCAACAGCAGCAGGGCAGCGACCGCCAGCGTTAGGCCGATAACCGCTCCCAGTCCCAAGAGCAGTGGAGAGAGGCGCATTGCGAAGGGCCACCGCGTGGCGCTGGGCTCGTAGTCGGCGTAGGACTGCGCGGTCGTCGCCGACGCGGGCTCGCCGGGCCTACCACCGTGCGGCGGCTGCGGCTCCTGACCCTCCGCGAGGGTGCGAACCGAGCGCGGATCAGCGGTCTCGCTCAGCGCCCCTTGGCTCGCTGACCCCTGGTCGGTCGCCGTGGTCCGCTTAGCGGGTTCGTCGCGACCGTCTTCGGGTCCGCGCGTGCGGAGCGGGACGACGGGCGCCGCCGACCCTTCCGCCTCGAAGCGCCCCCTTCCCGCTCCCTGCCACGGCCGCGGCGACGCACTCTCTTTGGTGGTCGGCTCGGCGGTCTCGTCAGCCAGATCACGCGACCGTCGTAGCCGGTCGAGTTCGTTCCAGGAGTCGGGTTCGAGCAGTGACGCAAGCACCGCCCCGAGCTCCTCGCCACGCTCCAGTTCGAGGATGGCCGCGAGCTCGTCAATGGCGAGCGCGCGGCGGCGCGCCACGTCGGCGATCGGACAGCCGAGGATGCGCGCGAGCGAGTGATCGGGTACGCGCCGGCGCAACGACAGCTCGAGCACCTCGACGTGCCGGGGGTCGAGAGCGTCGAGCGCGGTCGCGAGCTTTTCAGCGGATACGAGCATTGCCTGGGAGTGGCCGTGGCGCGCGTGCCCGCACGCCCGGGCGGCCGGACGCGCGGCTCTGGCTAGCGTACCGTCGTCTCGCGCTGCTTCCCGACGGCGACCTCTAGTTGTCCCGCCGTGGTCGCTGTGGCGCTCCCTGGACGCAGCTCGCGCGCCTGCGCGACGAGTCCTTCGGCGAGTTCCTCGACGTCGATCGCGCGCTCGAGTTTGCGCAGTTCTTCCACCCTCGCCCTGGTCTCTGCCTGTCGATGGGCGAACAGTTGGCAGCAGTCTTCATCCGGCAAGCGCGAGACCTCGAAGGTGCCGAGCTCTTCGGCCTGGGCGATGATCTCCGCTTTGTCGAAAGCGAGCAGCGGGCGCAAAAGCGGCAGTTCGGCGGCGTCGTCGACGACGGCGAGGTTGGCCAGCGTCTGGCTGGCAACCTGGCCGAGCGCGTCACCGGTGACCAGCGCGGCCGCCCCCACTCGTTCGGCGAGCCGCGACGCGACCCGTACCATCAGCCGCCGCTGAGCCATCACCTGGAGCCGCCCAGCACCGGCCGCGG
Protein-coding regions in this window:
- a CDS encoding L,D-transpeptidase, which codes for MLVSAEKLATALDALDPRHVEVLELSLRRRVPDHSLARILGCPIADVARRRALAIDELAAILELERGEELGAVLASLLEPDSWNELDRLRRSRDLADETAEPTTKESASPRPWQGAGRGRFEAEGSAAPVVPLRTRGPEDGRDEPAKRTTATDQGSASQGALSETADPRSVRTLAEGQEPQPPHGGRPGEPASATTAQSYADYEPSATRWPFAMRLSPLLLGLGAVIGLTLAVAALLLLRGGSDSRQVAQAPDQPRRFVPQGGGPLALPFPSDPSQGECYGTLALDRATSLRSAPNGRVIAQIGRRTEWGSPRVLSIVAVRGDWLGVLAPELRNGEVGWVRRNAGRIGCVRWSLHVDLSRRLLVVRRSGTPVRKIRVGVGRPQNPTPIGRFAVTDRLRVADRGSPYGCCVLALTGHQPRLPPGWPGGDRLAIHATTDPSSIGRAVSLGCLRAQPSAMRWLIRKVPLGTPVFIHR